TTTGATTTTTATTTTGCGCACCTGAGACAGTTGGTCTTCAGGCATATAGAATGTGTTCTTGTCGCCGGGGAAAGTGCCACGGCGTACATCGTCACAGTAACGGGCAAGGGCGGTTCGTGACTCCTCACCTAGTTCGGCAAAACGGCGGACAAACTTCGGCGTGAAGCGGTTAAAGAGACCGAGTGTGTCGTGATATACAAGAATCTGACCGTCAGTGACATTGCCGGCTCCAATGCCGATGGTGGGGATATCTACGGCTTCGGTGATGAGCTCGGCGGCTTCCACGGGGATGGCTTCAAGCACGACAGAAAATGCTCCGGCAGCTTCAACGGCCTGTGCGTCTTCGATGAGCGCGCGTGTGGCGTCAGCGGACTTGCCCTGAGCCTTGAATCCACCGAATTTTGCTACGTGTTGTGGGGTCAGTCCCACATGCGCCATGACCGGGATACCCGCATCGGTGAGCGCCTTGATCTGCGGACAGACGTTTGCCCCGCCTTCGAGTTTGACCGCCTTGGCACGACCCTCACTGATGAATCTTCCACCAGTCTCAAGCGCACGTTCAACAGTGCAGTAGGACATGAACGGCATGTCACCGACGAGTAGTGCGCGTTTGACGCCACGGCTGGTGGCGCGGATATGGTGGACCATTTCATCCACTGTCACGGACAGGGTGTCAGCATGCCCGAGTACGACCATGGCAAGTGAGTCGCCCACAAGCACGAGATCCATGCCTGCAGCATCAGCAATCATCCCTGACGAGTAATCGTAAGCTGTCATGCAGCATATCTTGTTTGCTCCCTTCATTGCCTGGATGACAGGGGCGGAGATGGGAGCGGCCTTATCCGTGGACGTTTTTGTTTTGGAGTAGCTCATGCTTTAAAGACTATGGCTGCCTGACCGCTGAGTCAAGAGGATGTCTGCGAAACGAATGTTAATCGCGAATGTTCGCTGCAGGAGGTCTGCCAACCACTCGGTTCCGTCCTGTTTCCTTGGCGGTGTAGAGTCGGCTGTCAGCGAGTTTGAGCATGGATGCAATGGGTTCTGATTCAGAAGAGATGCCGGTGGAAATGGTGACCTGAATAGTATGACTATCAATGAGGATGGTGGTGGCTTCGATGGCTTGCCTCAGGGCATCGAAGCGTTCGAAGACATTATCCTCGACAGTATGGGTATGCAGTACACAGAATTCTTCACCACCAAAACGGCAGGTGATGGCATCCTTTGAAAAGGTCGATTGTATTAAGGCTGATATTTTTTGCAGTACAATGTCGCCCCCGTCATGGCCGTAAGTATCGTTGACTTTTTTGAAGAAGTCGATGTCGAGCATGGCTACGGATACCTTCTGACCTTTTGCAATGGCTTTTTGGATGAATGTATCTGCATTTTCGAAGAAGTAACGGCGGTTGTGCAATCGAGTCAGGGGGTCCTTGTAGGAAAGATCCCGGATAAGAGCTATGTTTTCAAGCATTTCGATAGAGTGACCGACTCGGCAGTGGAACTCTTCGACCTGAAAGGGCTTGGGGACAAAATCGTCTGCACCGCTCTTGATGAGTTGTGCTGAAAGTAGCGGATCTCCGCTGGCAGACATGCCAATGATGGCCAGGTCGTTTTTCGAGTGGGTCTTTCTGAGTGTATCAATGAGTTCAAATCCGTCCATTTCCGGCATGTCATAGTCAGTCACAATGAGCTTGATGTCGGGATTTTCAGACAGAACGCGTAATGCTTCTTTGCCATTGGTTGCAGACAGCACTTGAAAGCGTTGTGTCTCTAACAGTCTTGTTATGGCCTTTCGCATGGGACGGGAATCATCGACCACCAAGGTTTTGATGGCGCTGTTCTTGTGGATACGCCTAATGATGTTGATGAGGGTGTCCACGCAGGATGCCGAGTCCTTGAGGACGTAATCCACGACGCTCCATGTAAGAAGATTGGAGCGAAAATCGTTATCGATTTCAGCTGTGAAGATAATGCTGGGTATGCATTTTTTTGTGGCATACTGGATAATCTCGCCATGAGGAGCATCTGGCAGGTTCAGGCCGAGAAGGGCTACCATGTATGAATCCTTACAACAATCAATGGCAGCTGTAGCTTCGGCATAGGTTTTCTTCCAGTCTACCTGGAAGCCGAGTCTTTTTTCAATTTTCCTTTGGACGATCGTGGCGAAGAAGGTGCTGTCTTCTACCAGCAGCACTTTCGGAGTATCCAAATGGATTGGAGTGGTGTCAGCAATCCTTTGCATGCTTTTTTATATACATAAATTGTCTTGTGTATCCATGCTTTTTATCTTTTGAAAAATGAAAAAGCCGATCAGATGTTTCTGATCGGCTTTGATGTGCGTTCTTTCGCCGCTTACATGGGG
The genomic region above belongs to uncultured Pseudodesulfovibrio sp. and contains:
- a CDS encoding diguanylate cyclase; this encodes MQRIADTTPIHLDTPKVLLVEDSTFFATIVQRKIEKRLGFQVDWKKTYAEATAAIDCCKDSYMVALLGLNLPDAPHGEIIQYATKKCIPSIIFTAEIDNDFRSNLLTWSVVDYVLKDSASCVDTLINIIRRIHKNSAIKTLVVDDSRPMRKAITRLLETQRFQVLSATNGKEALRVLSENPDIKLIVTDYDMPEMDGFELIDTLRKTHSKNDLAIIGMSASGDPLLSAQLIKSGADDFVPKPFQVEEFHCRVGHSIEMLENIALIRDLSYKDPLTRLHNRRYFFENADTFIQKAIAKGQKVSVAMLDIDFFKKVNDTYGHDGGDIVLQKISALIQSTFSKDAITCRFGGEEFCVLHTHTVEDNVFERFDALRQAIEATTILIDSHTIQVTISTGISSESEPIASMLKLADSRLYTAKETGRNRVVGRPPAANIRD
- the panB gene encoding 3-methyl-2-oxobutanoate hydroxymethyltransferase; translated protein: MSYSKTKTSTDKAAPISAPVIQAMKGANKICCMTAYDYSSGMIADAAGMDLVLVGDSLAMVVLGHADTLSVTVDEMVHHIRATSRGVKRALLVGDMPFMSYCTVERALETGGRFISEGRAKAVKLEGGANVCPQIKALTDAGIPVMAHVGLTPQHVAKFGGFKAQGKSADATRALIEDAQAVEAAGAFSVVLEAIPVEAAELITEAVDIPTIGIGAGNVTDGQILVYHDTLGLFNRFTPKFVRRFAELGEESRTALARYCDDVRRGTFPGDKNTFYMPEDQLSQVRKIKIKNKKK